A stretch of Aerococcaceae bacterium zg-252 DNA encodes these proteins:
- a CDS encoding prepilin peptidase: MLILFCSGAILGSFYTFICEHRTLFHSRRSHCDFCHTPLKWSQLIPIFSAIIYRKTPCCHRSISHHYLLIELWCSLLFILLYPVLISLSISHAIVVSILVSWLLLLAIYDLVYLEVTWIMLFISFILSVYLYSLYPQNLLFSLCLWLILESIILIRPNWLGGADSKLFAILSLTLPVQAIPILLATSSMTGLIWIAVRKQLGHSTQTVIPFIPCIVTGYVVALLFAYQ; the protein is encoded by the coding sequence ATGTTAATACTATTTTGTTCAGGAGCTATTTTAGGTTCTTTTTATACCTTTATTTGCGAACACCGTACCCTCTTTCATTCACGACGCTCACACTGTGATTTCTGTCATACTCCATTAAAATGGTCGCAGCTCATTCCAATATTTTCAGCGATTATCTATCGTAAAACTCCTTGCTGCCACCGTTCCATTTCACATCACTATCTTTTAATTGAACTTTGGTGCAGTCTACTCTTTATATTGCTGTATCCTGTCCTAATCTCACTCAGCATTTCGCATGCGATAGTTGTATCAATACTAGTGAGTTGGCTACTACTACTCGCTATTTATGATTTAGTTTATTTAGAAGTGACATGGATAATGCTATTCATTTCGTTTATTTTATCTGTTTACCTATACTCTTTATACCCACAAAATCTATTGTTTTCACTCTGTTTATGGCTCATACTAGAGAGCATTATTTTGATACGTCCTAATTGGTTAGGGGGTGCTGACAGTAAATTATTTGCTATATTGTCACTCACATTACCCGTTCAAGCAATACCGATATTATTGGCTACATCTTCCATGACAGGCTTAATATGGATTGCCGTACGCAAACAATTAGGTCACTCTACGCAAACCGTCATTCCCTTTATTCCTTGTATTGTAACAGGATATGTTGTAGCATTATTATTTGCCTATCAATAA
- a CDS encoding DUF1538 domain-containing protein, whose product MKDKLREVTIAVVPIVILVLLIHWFLVPLSMTQLNLFFLGALLVLIGLAIFLLGVDISVSRMGYLLGQGLTKKGKISYILLGGLFIGFIVSIAEPSLTILGYQIQEMSHNALRQFTVIMVVSLGVAAALAVGLLRIILNWDIRRLVMIGYLIIFAVSFFVEEAIFTFAFDSSGATTGALTVPFVLAMSSGVSDLFSNDSEDEERSFGLVGIASIGPIIAMLLLGVFNKGNLSGDFPEPVTKELSIMRVLLSELGDSIHQVILGALPLVLIFVLYHFFISRQSKQTFKDIMFGLGYLMFGLVLFLTGVSAGFMPIGQHLGMALFHEHSMFIMVMIGFILGVMAILAEPAVYVLIDQIEDTTGGTISRTLVLILIAVGVGVAIALTILRVLIPALRLWHILLPGYFLVLLFSRFVPKLFVGMGFDSGGVASGPMTGTFIFAFVQGISIANPTANPIIDGFGMIALVAMVPILFIELLGFVYVLISRNQQD is encoded by the coding sequence TTGAAGGATAAATTAAGAGAAGTGACGATAGCTGTTGTACCAATTGTTATTCTAGTATTATTGATACATTGGTTTTTAGTTCCCTTATCGATGACGCAACTAAATTTATTTTTTTTAGGTGCACTTTTAGTATTAATTGGCTTAGCGATATTTTTATTAGGCGTCGATATTAGTGTGAGCCGAATGGGGTATTTACTAGGTCAGGGGTTAACAAAAAAAGGGAAAATCAGTTATATTTTATTAGGCGGACTATTCATTGGTTTTATTGTGTCGATAGCAGAGCCGTCTTTAACGATATTAGGGTATCAAATACAAGAAATGTCGCATAATGCACTTAGGCAGTTCACTGTCATTATGGTGGTATCATTAGGTGTGGCAGCAGCATTAGCAGTCGGTTTATTGAGAATTATTTTAAATTGGGATATTCGACGGCTTGTGATGATTGGTTATTTAATAATATTTGCTGTATCATTTTTTGTAGAAGAAGCCATTTTTACCTTTGCTTTTGATTCATCTGGTGCTACTACAGGGGCTTTAACAGTGCCTTTTGTATTGGCAATGAGTTCAGGTGTTTCCGATCTTTTTTCGAATGATAGTGAAGATGAAGAACGTAGTTTTGGTCTTGTGGGTATTGCTTCAATTGGACCGATTATTGCGATGCTATTACTGGGAGTATTTAATAAAGGTAATTTATCTGGGGATTTTCCAGAACCTGTGACAAAAGAATTATCCATTATGCGTGTTTTATTGAGTGAATTAGGAGATAGCATTCATCAAGTGATTTTAGGTGCCTTACCTTTAGTGTTGATTTTTGTTTTATATCACTTCTTTATTTCACGGCAATCAAAGCAAACATTTAAAGATATTATGTTTGGTTTAGGGTATTTAATGTTTGGTTTGGTATTATTTCTAACAGGTGTTTCGGCTGGTTTTATGCCGATAGGACAACATTTAGGAATGGCATTGTTTCATGAGCATTCGATGTTTATAATGGTTATGATTGGATTTATATTAGGTGTAATGGCGATTTTAGCAGAGCCAGCTGTCTATGTATTGATTGATCAAATTGAAGATACGACCGGTGGGACGATTTCAAGAACACTAGTGCTGATATTAATTGCAGTCGGTGTCGGTGTTGCGATTGCTCTTACGATTTTAAGAGTATTGATTCCAGCATTGAGATTATGGCATATTTTATTACCAGGATATTTCTTAGTCCTTTTATTTTCACGCTTCGTACCAAAATTATTTGTTGGTATGGGATTTGATTCCGGAGGCGTTGCGAGTGGGCCGATGACTGGAACGTTTATTTTTGCCTTTGTACAAGGAATTTCAATCGCAAATCCAACTGCCAATCCAATTATTGATGGTTTTGGTATGATTGCATTAGTGGCTATGGTTCCAATTTTATTTATTGAGTTATTAGGCTTTGTATATGTGTTGATTTCACGTAATCAACAAGATTAA
- the rpoC gene encoding DNA-directed RNA polymerase subunit beta' codes for MIDVNNFEAMQIGLASAEKIRSWSYGEVKKPETINYRTLKPERDGLFCERIFGPTKDWECSCGKLKRVRYKGRVCDRCGVEVTKAKVRRERMGHIELAAPVTHVWYFKGIPSRMGLVLDVSPRYLEEVIYFASYIVIDAGDTPLEKKSLLTEAEYREKKREYGDRFYAKMGAEAIKELLEAVDLEKEVAELKEILKTATGQKRTRAIRRLDILDAFRESGNKPSWMVMDVLPVIPPDIRPMVQLEGGRFATSDLNDLYRRVINRNNRLKRLLDLGAPSIIVQNEKRMLQEAVDALIDNGRRGRAVTGPGNRPLKSLSHMLKGKQGRFRQNLLGKRVDYSGRSVIVVGPNLKMYQCGLPKEMAIELFKPFVMKELVEREIAANIKNAKRMIETQDDAIWPVIEEVIREHPVLLNRAPTLHRLGIQAFEPTLVEGRAIRLHPLVCEAFNADFDGDQMAVHVPLSEEAQAEARLLMLAAQNILNPKDGKPVVTPSQDMVLGNYYLTLEEPGRVGEGLVLSSVGEAEIAYQSGYAHLHTRVAIPAKALAGKPFTEWQKSRLMVTTVGKLLFNEIMPLEFPYLNEPTNENLTVQTPDKYFLEPGTDVKAAIAAMDMVPPFKKKDFGNIIAEVFKRFHITETSVMLDKLKNLGYKYSTRAGITVGVADVLRLESKAGILEEAHKRVDNITKQYRRGLITEDERYESVIRTWEQAKDKVQEDLKNSLPRLNPIHMMSDSGARGNISNFTQLAGMRGNMAAPSGKIIELPITSNFREGLSVLEMFISTHGARKGMTDTALKTADSGYLTRRLVDVAQDVIIREDDCGTDKGIEITEIADGNSVIESLEERLIGRYTQKTVRHPQSGEVIIGADQLITEDKAAEIVAAGVETVTIRSVFTCDTKHGVCKHCYGRNLATGMEVEVGEAVGTIAAQSIGEPGTQLTMRTFHTGGVAGGGDITQGLPRIQEIFEARNPKGRATITEVSGVVESIEEKANDRSKDITIVGVNDTRKYNVPYQSRLKVKEGDQVERGQALTEGSIDPKELLRVTDVITVEKYLLREVQSVYRGQGVEIGDKHVEVMVRQMLRKVRVMDPASTNILPGALMDIADFTQANVEAIKAGEVPATARPVLLGITKAALETKSFISAASFQETTRVLTDAAIRGKKDVLLGLKENVTIGKLIPAGTGMARYRKIKSNLEVPVDTVLASDMTAFETETEVETPTV; via the coding sequence TTGATCGATGTTAATAATTTTGAAGCAATGCAAATCGGATTAGCGTCTGCGGAAAAAATTCGTAGTTGGTCGTATGGTGAAGTAAAAAAACCGGAAACCATTAACTATCGTACATTAAAGCCGGAACGTGACGGTTTGTTCTGTGAAAGAATTTTCGGACCAACAAAAGATTGGGAATGTAGTTGTGGTAAATTAAAACGAGTTCGCTATAAAGGTCGTGTTTGTGATCGCTGTGGTGTTGAAGTAACGAAAGCAAAAGTGCGTCGTGAACGTATGGGACATATTGAATTAGCTGCACCTGTGACACATGTTTGGTATTTCAAAGGAATTCCAAGTCGTATGGGTTTGGTATTAGATGTTAGCCCACGTTATTTAGAAGAAGTAATCTATTTTGCCTCTTATATTGTAATTGATGCAGGTGATACACCATTAGAAAAAAAATCATTATTGACAGAAGCAGAATATCGTGAGAAAAAACGTGAGTACGGCGATCGTTTCTATGCAAAAATGGGTGCAGAAGCCATTAAAGAATTGTTAGAAGCTGTTGATTTAGAAAAAGAAGTTGCTGAATTGAAAGAAATTTTAAAAACAGCGACTGGTCAAAAGAGAACACGTGCAATTCGCCGTTTAGATATTTTAGATGCATTTAGAGAATCTGGAAACAAACCGTCTTGGATGGTAATGGATGTTTTACCAGTTATTCCACCGGATATTCGTCCAATGGTTCAATTAGAGGGTGGACGTTTTGCGACAAGTGACTTAAATGATTTATACCGTCGTGTTATCAACCGTAATAACCGTTTAAAACGTTTATTGGACTTAGGTGCACCAAGCATTATTGTTCAAAACGAAAAACGTATGTTACAAGAAGCGGTCGATGCGCTAATTGATAATGGTCGTCGTGGTCGAGCAGTAACTGGACCAGGAAACCGTCCATTGAAATCATTGTCACACATGTTGAAAGGAAAACAAGGTCGTTTCCGTCAAAACTTATTAGGTAAACGTGTTGACTACTCTGGACGTTCAGTAATCGTCGTAGGTCCAAACTTAAAAATGTACCAATGTGGTTTACCAAAAGAAATGGCGATTGAATTATTCAAGCCATTTGTGATGAAAGAATTAGTTGAGCGAGAAATCGCAGCGAATATTAAAAATGCTAAACGTATGATTGAAACACAAGATGATGCGATTTGGCCAGTAATTGAAGAAGTAATTCGTGAGCACCCAGTATTACTTAACCGAGCACCTACTTTGCACCGTTTAGGTATTCAAGCATTTGAGCCGACTTTAGTAGAGGGACGTGCGATTCGTTTGCACCCATTAGTATGTGAGGCTTTCAACGCCGACTTCGACGGGGACCAAATGGCCGTTCACGTACCATTGTCAGAAGAAGCACAAGCTGAAGCTCGTTTATTAATGTTAGCAGCACAAAACATCTTGAACCCTAAAGACGGTAAACCAGTTGTTACACCGTCACAAGATATGGTCTTAGGTAACTATTACTTAACATTAGAAGAGCCTGGACGTGTTGGAGAGGGATTAGTATTAAGTAGTGTTGGGGAAGCTGAAATTGCTTACCAAAGTGGTTATGCACATTTACATACACGTGTGGCGATTCCAGCTAAAGCATTAGCCGGCAAACCATTTACTGAATGGCAAAAATCACGTTTAATGGTAACGACAGTTGGTAAATTATTATTCAACGAAATTATGCCATTAGAATTCCCTTACTTGAATGAGCCGACAAATGAAAACTTAACGGTTCAAACACCAGATAAATATTTCTTAGAACCAGGTACTGATGTAAAAGCAGCGATTGCAGCAATGGATATGGTGCCACCATTTAAGAAAAAAGACTTTGGTAATATTATCGCAGAGGTCTTCAAACGATTCCATATTACAGAAACATCAGTCATGTTAGATAAGTTGAAAAACTTAGGTTACAAATATTCAACTCGTGCTGGTATTACAGTTGGGGTTGCCGATGTATTACGTTTAGAATCGAAAGCTGGTATTTTAGAAGAAGCACATAAACGTGTTGATAACATTACAAAACAATATCGTCGTGGTTTAATTACGGAAGACGAGCGTTATGAAAGTGTTATTCGTACATGGGAACAAGCTAAAGATAAAGTTCAAGAAGATCTGAAAAACTCATTACCACGCTTGAACCCAATTCATATGATGTCGGATTCAGGTGCCCGTGGTAACATTTCAAACTTTACCCAATTAGCTGGTATGCGTGGTAACATGGCTGCCCCAAGTGGTAAGATTATCGAGTTGCCGATTACATCAAACTTCCGTGAGGGATTATCTGTCTTAGAGATGTTTATCTCTACTCACGGTGCTCGTAAAGGTATGACAGATACGGCCTTAAAAACAGCCGATTCAGGTTACTTAACACGTCGTTTAGTTGATGTGGCACAAGATGTCATTATTCGTGAAGATGACTGTGGAACTGATAAAGGGATTGAAATCACTGAAATTGCAGACGGCAATAGCGTGATTGAATCATTAGAAGAACGATTAATTGGTCGTTATACTCAAAAAACGGTTCGTCACCCACAATCAGGTGAAGTAATTATCGGTGCAGATCAATTGATTACAGAAGATAAAGCAGCTGAGATTGTAGCAGCTGGTGTTGAAACGGTAACGATTCGTTCAGTCTTTACATGTGATACAAAACATGGTGTATGTAAACACTGCTACGGACGTAACTTAGCGACTGGTATGGAAGTTGAAGTTGGTGAAGCTGTTGGTACAATTGCAGCTCAATCTATCGGTGAACCAGGTACTCAGTTAACAATGCGTACATTCCATACGGGTGGGGTTGCCGGCGGTGGCGATATTACTCAAGGTTTACCACGTATTCAAGAGATTTTTGAAGCACGTAATCCAAAAGGTCGTGCGACAATTACTGAAGTATCCGGTGTGGTTGAATCAATCGAAGAAAAAGCGAATGACCGTTCTAAAGATATTACAATCGTTGGTGTCAACGATACGCGTAAATACAATGTGCCTTACCAATCACGCTTGAAAGTCAAAGAGGGTGACCAAGTAGAACGTGGACAAGCATTAACAGAAGGGTCAATTGATCCGAAAGAATTATTACGTGTAACTGATGTGATTACAGTTGAGAAATACTTATTACGTGAAGTTCAATCTGTTTACCGTGGACAAGGGGTAGAAATCGGTGATAAACACGTTGAGGTTATGGTTCGTCAAATGTTACGTAAAGTACGTGTTATGGATCCTGCGTCAACAAATATTTTACCAGGTGCTTTAATGGATATTGCTGACTTTACACAAGCGAACGTTGAAGCAATTAAAGCAGGTGAAGTGCCAGCGACTGCTCGTCCAGTGTTATTAGGTATTACGAAAGCAGCGTTAGAAACGAAATCATTCATTTCAGCCGCTTCATTCCAAGAAACAACACGTGTCTTAACAGATGCAGCGATTCGTGGTAAGAAAGATGTCCTATTAGGATTGAAAGAAAATGTTACAATTGGTAAATTAATTCCTGCTGGTACAGGTATGGCGAGATATCGTAAAATTAAGTCAAATCTTGAAGTGCCAGTCGATACGGTATTAGCAAGTGACATGACTGCTTTTGAAACGGAAACAGAAGTAGAAACACCAACTGTATAA
- the rpoB gene encoding DNA-directed RNA polymerase subunit beta, producing the protein MSQHHIVKYGKKAQRRSYARIDEVLDLPNLIEIQTDSYQWFLDEGLKVMFEDISPIVDHSENLELHFIDYEFKEAKYNLEEARSHDANYSKPIYVTLRLINKETGEVREQEVFFGDFPIMTEMGTFIINGAERVIVSQLVRSPGVYFHDRTDKKSRHSYTSTVIPNRGAWLEFETDAKGIAYVRIDRTRKLPITAIVRALGFGSDEEIIDIFNESELLEATIEKDVHKNITDSRVEEALKDIYERLRPGEPKTAESSRNLLTARFFDPRRYDLAPVGRYKINKKLHLKHRLLGLTLAETLVDHETGEVIFEEGTVMDQDKIDQLTPYLDANINLVTLTPAPESVVAEPITLQIIRVYNPENPEQVINLIGNGNIEGIKALTPADIIASINYYLNLSLGIGTTDDIDHLGNRRIRSVGELLQNQFRIGLSRMERVVRERMSLQDTATITPQQLINIRPVVAAIKEFFGSSQLSQFMDQSNPLSELTHKRRLSALGPGGLTRDRAGFEVRDVHYSHYGRMCPIETPEGPNIGLINSLSSYAKINQYGFIETPYRKVNKETRSVTNETVYLTADEEDLYVVAQANSLLNEDGTFVNDMVMARATSENIEVPVSQVDFMDVSPKQVVAVATASIPFLENDDSNRALMGANMQRQAVPLINPVSPLIGTGMEYKAAHDSGAALLCKRDGEVVYVDANRVKVKVADGSTDEYRLTKFARSNAGTCYNQRPIVQLGDKVEAGEILADGPSMQNGEMALGQNPLVAFMTWDGYNYEDAIIMSERLVKDDVYTSIHIEEYESEARDTKLGPEEITREIPNVGEDALKYLDKNGIISIGAEVKDGDILVGKVTPKGVTELSAEERLLHAIFGEKAREVRDTSLRVPHGGGGIVHDVKIFTRENGDELSPGVNMLVRVYIVQKRKINEGDKMAGRHGNKGVVSLIMPEEDMPFMPDGTPIDIMLNPLGVPSRMNIGQVLELHLGMAARQLGIKIATPVFDGATEEDVWATVKEAGMETDAKTTLYDGRTGEPFDRKVSVGVMYMIKLAHMVDDKLHARSTGPYSLVTQQPLGGKAQFGGQRFGEMEVWALEAYGAAYTLQEILTYKSDDVVGRVKTYEAIVKGQPIPRPGVPESFRVLVKELQALGLDLKVLDANDEEIELRDDDDDDDVVNYNALDQYRQEQKQSESSLDEELIDESDFEDLISDDEDEVEEEEILEDLIEE; encoded by the coding sequence TTGAGTCAGCATCATATTGTAAAATACGGTAAAAAAGCTCAACGTCGTAGTTATGCACGTATCGATGAGGTTTTAGATTTACCAAACTTAATTGAGATTCAAACTGATTCTTACCAATGGTTCTTAGATGAAGGACTTAAGGTTATGTTTGAAGATATTTCGCCAATAGTGGACCATTCAGAAAATCTTGAATTACATTTCATTGATTATGAATTTAAAGAAGCAAAATATAATTTAGAAGAGGCTCGTAGTCATGATGCCAATTATTCTAAACCGATCTACGTTACATTACGTTTGATTAATAAGGAAACTGGCGAAGTTCGTGAACAAGAAGTTTTCTTTGGTGATTTCCCAATTATGACTGAAATGGGAACATTTATTATTAATGGTGCTGAACGTGTTATTGTATCGCAATTAGTACGTTCTCCAGGTGTTTATTTCCATGACCGTACAGATAAAAAATCACGTCATAGCTATACATCAACAGTGATTCCAAACCGTGGTGCGTGGTTAGAATTTGAAACGGATGCTAAAGGGATTGCTTATGTGCGTATTGACCGTACTCGTAAATTACCAATTACGGCTATTGTTCGTGCATTAGGATTCGGTTCAGATGAAGAAATCATTGATATTTTCAATGAATCAGAATTATTAGAAGCAACAATCGAAAAAGATGTACATAAAAACATCACGGATTCACGTGTTGAAGAAGCCTTAAAAGATATTTATGAGCGTCTTCGTCCAGGTGAACCAAAGACGGCAGAAAGTTCACGTAACTTATTAACAGCTCGTTTCTTCGATCCACGTCGTTATGATTTGGCACCTGTTGGTCGTTATAAAATCAATAAAAAATTACATTTAAAACATCGTTTATTAGGATTAACTTTAGCAGAAACTTTAGTTGACCATGAGACAGGCGAAGTGATTTTTGAAGAAGGCACGGTTATGGATCAAGATAAAATTGATCAATTAACACCGTACTTAGATGCTAATATTAATTTAGTAACCTTAACACCGGCACCTGAGAGTGTGGTGGCTGAGCCGATTACATTACAAATTATTCGTGTCTACAATCCTGAAAATCCTGAACAAGTTATTAATTTGATTGGTAATGGAAATATCGAAGGTATCAAAGCCTTAACACCGGCTGATATTATCGCATCAATTAACTATTACTTGAATTTATCGCTTGGTATTGGAACAACCGATGATATTGACCACTTAGGAAATCGTCGTATTCGTTCGGTAGGAGAATTATTACAAAATCAATTCCGTATCGGTTTAAGTCGTATGGAGCGTGTTGTGCGTGAACGTATGTCACTACAAGATACCGCAACGATTACACCACAACAATTAATCAATATTCGTCCAGTTGTGGCAGCGATTAAAGAATTCTTTGGTTCATCACAATTATCTCAATTCATGGATCAATCAAATCCATTATCAGAGTTAACACATAAACGTCGTCTATCAGCCTTAGGGCCTGGTGGTTTAACACGTGACCGTGCCGGATTCGAAGTACGTGACGTTCACTATTCTCACTATGGTCGTATGTGTCCAATCGAAACGCCAGAGGGACCAAACATTGGGTTGATTAACAGTTTATCTTCTTATGCGAAAATTAACCAATATGGTTTTATCGAAACACCATACCGTAAAGTGAATAAAGAAACACGCAGTGTAACGAATGAAACAGTTTATTTAACTGCGGATGAAGAAGATTTATATGTTGTGGCACAAGCAAACTCTTTATTAAATGAAGACGGAACGTTTGTTAATGACATGGTAATGGCACGTGCAACATCTGAAAATATTGAAGTGCCAGTAAGTCAAGTTGATTTCATGGACGTTTCACCGAAACAAGTAGTTGCCGTAGCGACTGCATCGATTCCGTTCTTAGAAAACGATGACTCGAACCGTGCGTTAATGGGTGCGAACATGCAACGTCAAGCTGTGCCATTGATTAACCCAGTTTCACCATTAATTGGTACGGGTATGGAATATAAAGCAGCACATGACTCTGGAGCAGCCTTATTGTGTAAACGTGACGGTGAAGTCGTTTATGTAGATGCAAATCGTGTCAAAGTGAAAGTAGCAGACGGCTCAACAGATGAGTACCGTTTAACTAAATTTGCTCGTTCAAATGCTGGTACATGTTATAATCAGCGTCCAATTGTCCAATTAGGTGACAAAGTTGAAGCTGGCGAAATTTTAGCAGACGGTCCGTCAATGCAAAATGGGGAAATGGCATTAGGACAAAACCCATTAGTTGCGTTCATGACTTGGGACGGTTACAACTACGAAGATGCGATTATTATGTCAGAGCGTTTGGTAAAAGATGATGTGTATACATCTATCCATATTGAAGAATATGAATCAGAAGCTCGTGATACTAAATTAGGACCTGAAGAAATCACACGTGAAATTCCAAATGTTGGGGAAGATGCACTAAAATACTTAGATAAAAATGGTATTATTTCAATCGGTGCTGAAGTAAAAGACGGCGACATCTTAGTTGGTAAAGTGACACCGAAAGGGGTAACAGAATTATCAGCTGAAGAACGTTTATTACACGCAATCTTCGGTGAAAAAGCTCGTGAAGTGCGTGATACATCGTTACGAGTTCCACACGGTGGTGGTGGTATTGTCCACGATGTGAAAATCTTTACTCGTGAAAATGGCGATGAGTTATCACCAGGTGTTAATATGTTAGTTCGTGTTTACATTGTTCAAAAACGTAAAATCAATGAAGGAGATAAAATGGCCGGTCGTCACGGTAATAAAGGGGTTGTCTCTTTAATTATGCCGGAAGAAGATATGCCATTCATGCCTGACGGAACACCGATTGACATCATGCTAAACCCATTAGGGGTACCATCTCGTATGAACATCGGACAAGTATTAGAATTACACTTAGGTATGGCAGCTCGTCAATTAGGTATTAAAATTGCTACACCAGTATTTGACGGTGCAACAGAAGAAGATGTTTGGGCAACTGTTAAAGAAGCTGGAATGGAAACAGATGCGAAAACAACGCTTTATGACGGACGTACTGGTGAACCATTTGACCGTAAAGTATCGGTTGGAGTTATGTACATGATTAAATTAGCCCACATGGTCGATGATAAATTACATGCTCGTTCAACAGGACCTTACTCATTAGTAACGCAACAACCATTGGGTGGTAAAGCTCAATTTGGTGGACAACGTTTTGGTGAGATGGAGGTTTGGGCATTAGAAGCTTATGGTGCAGCATATACCTTACAAGAAATCTTGACTTATAAATCAGATGACGTTGTTGGTCGTGTGAAAACATATGAAGCGATTGTAAAAGGTCAACCAATTCCACGTCCTGGTGTCCCAGAATCATTCCGAGTTCTTGTAAAAGAATTACAAGCATTGGGATTAGATTTGAAAGTCTTAGATGCTAATGACGAAGAAATTGAATTACGTGATGATGACGATGACGATGATGTAGTAAACTACAATGCTTTGGATCAATATCGTCAAGAACAAAAACAATCAGAATCAAGTTTAGATGAAGAATTAATCGATGAGAGTGATTTTGAAGATTTAATTTCAGATGACGAAGACGAAGTTGAGGAAGAAGAAATCTTAGAAGACTTAATTGAAGAATAA
- a CDS encoding CBS domain-containing protein — protein MIEALTIPKQKLTCIHEQLNCQEAIQLLESKGLRCAPVIDATNSIYRGTIYRYHIYQHLFRYPDADLSTIPVTRFLKNTTKVIRVTDNALRLLFVIGDLPQIAVLSEQNTFIGIIEHTTVLNFFAEAWISNTGKFVLEIISSGRTGELNRLTKLINRYTDIVSAMTLDETSYGTPSKALFILPDHFDIVQLNDLERLLQRKQYRTKHYKIK, from the coding sequence GTGATTGAAGCTTTAACCATACCAAAGCAAAAGCTCACGTGTATCCATGAACAATTAAATTGTCAAGAAGCGATTCAATTATTAGAATCTAAAGGGTTGCGTTGTGCTCCAGTCATTGATGCTACTAATTCTATCTATCGTGGAACGATTTATCGCTACCATATTTATCAGCATCTATTTCGTTATCCCGATGCTGACTTATCCACGATACCTGTCACTCGCTTTTTAAAAAACACGACAAAAGTCATTCGTGTAACTGATAATGCACTGCGTTTATTATTCGTCATCGGTGATTTACCACAAATTGCCGTACTAAGTGAACAAAATACATTTATTGGCATTATCGAACATACGACTGTATTAAACTTTTTTGCAGAAGCTTGGATTTCGAACACAGGAAAATTTGTATTGGAAATTATTTCTTCTGGTCGAACTGGTGAGTTAAATCGCCTAACGAAACTAATCAATCGCTATACAGATATTGTCAGTGCAATGACATTAGATGAAACTAGTTATGGAACACCAAGTAAAGCACTGTTTATCCTGCCAGACCATTTCGATATTGTCCAACTAAATGATTTAGAACGCTTATTACAACGCAAGCAATATCGCACTAAACATTATAAAATCAAATAA
- a CDS encoding MBL fold metallo-hydrolase has product MYQVFRKVVGIASENTYVIVNERNEALIVDPGAQAEMLIKWIEDNQWQPQAVLLTHGHFDHIGALDAVRQHFNVEAYIHQIEADFLVNPVLNLSAGMLNQEVRQQPAQHLWNNTGLQKIGAFEFRIELIPGHSPGHVVYIFEQASFVIAGDTLFNGSIGRTDFYLGSLSTLLSGIRTHLMCLTDDFMVYPGHGEATTIGKERLSNLYL; this is encoded by the coding sequence ATGTATCAAGTTTTTCGAAAAGTTGTCGGTATAGCGAGTGAAAATACTTATGTCATCGTTAATGAGCGTAATGAAGCATTGATTGTTGATCCAGGTGCTCAAGCAGAGATGTTGATAAAATGGATAGAAGATAATCAATGGCAGCCTCAAGCAGTATTATTGACACATGGACATTTTGATCACATTGGTGCTTTAGATGCAGTGCGTCAACACTTTAATGTCGAAGCTTATATTCATCAGATAGAAGCAGATTTTTTAGTTAATCCAGTATTGAATTTATCGGCTGGAATGTTAAATCAGGAAGTACGACAACAGCCAGCACAACATTTGTGGAATAATACTGGCTTGCAGAAAATTGGCGCTTTTGAATTTCGTATTGAATTAATACCAGGGCATAGTCCAGGACATGTGGTCTATATATTTGAGCAAGCGTCGTTTGTGATTGCAGGAGATACATTATTTAATGGAAGTATTGGTAGAACTGATTTTTATTTAGGTAGTCTGTCAACATTATTAAGTGGTATTCGAACGCATCTGATGTGTTTAACTGATGACTTTATGGTTTATCCTGGTCATGGGGAAGCCACAACCATTGGAAAAGAGCGTTTGAGTAATCTGTATTTATAA